CGATAGGCACAGTGAAGTCATCCAATGTTATCGAaccagttcagttcagttcccAGAACAACATAAAAGAAcgcaaacaataacaacataaaaacacataaaatgcCAAGTGCGCGGGTGAATCATCGTTGAGCAACAATTAGAATTGATTAACACATGATCGCGCCGCGTTAttagcagcggcaacaacaactgggGCAGACGCGAACAGCGAAAACGATGTCGGCAAATGCAGATGCGATTCTCGCTGTGGAATGTGCGCATCTGGCGGAATTCAAGAGATTTCTGGCCACTACGGCGGAAAAGGCAGCGGCAGCCGTGAACGAGGAGGTGGCCAGCCGGAGTTGTGTAACCCGGACGACCAGTGACACGTACAAGGTATCCAGCGAGGAGCGACATGCGGAGTTGGTCTCAGCCATTTGGCAACAACTGGGCTCTCGAGGATGCCCGGAGCACTTCCGGCTGAAGCTGCTTCACCGTTCCACGCAGCAGCTGGAGCAGGATCTGTGCTTCGCCAAGGAGTGTGAGGTCACCGTGGAGGGTCCACCGCAGTACGATCTCCTCAAGCTTCAGAAGTTCGTAGCAAGTGAACTGGAGAAGTTCCTCCTGAAGCTCACTGACAACTCGGAGGTGGATCGACTTAAGGACTTTGCTGATGACGCAGAGTCGGGGAACAGCGAGTGCCACCAGGAGAAGGAACCCCTGCACACATCCGCTGCTGTGAAGAACAAACCCCGGAAGATGGAGGATCGCTGTGTTTGCCTGGACAGATTTGGCGAGATGTACGGGCTGCCGGAGAAAGGCGCGCGTTTCTTTGGCGTCTTCGATGGCCATTCTGGCTCCTTATCCGCCAGCTATGTCACCAGTCAACTTCCCCAACTGCTGGCCGATCAGCTTAAAGTAAACCCAAATGCCTCTGACACATCCCCCGACTTTTATCGCAACGCCTTCGAGTCAGCCTTTCTGCTGGCGGACGAGCGCTTTACTCAGAAGAAGATCACCAGCGGCACAACCAGTGTATGTGCCTTGATCACCAAGAATCAGCTTTACATTGCCTGGGTGGGCGATTCCAAGGCTCTTCTAGTGGGCAAACGAACCCAATTGCAGCTGGTGAAACCGCACAAGCCAGAGAATCCAGATGAGCGCAAGAGAATAGAAACAGCAGGCGGCACGGTGCTCCATGCCCAGGGTCAGTGGCGGGTAAATGGCATCCTAAACGTTGCCCGCTCCATTGGCGACTACAGTTTGGAGGCAGTGATCGCGGAGCCGGATTTCGTGGATGTCCAGCTTAACGAGGCTCACGACTTTTTGGTACTCGGCACCGATGGGCTGTGGGATCACGTTCCGGAGTCGTTTGTCATTGAAACCGTTTACGATTCCCTGGCGGATCCCACCACGAAGCTGGATGACATTCCCAAACTGCTAATAGAGGCTGCCAAGGAGCGGGACTCGCAGGACAACATTACAGCGGTGGTGGTCTTGCTCAAACCTCgtaatcaaatcaaaaatctaTAGAATTTTGAGTCTGAGGCATTGAATATCCAAGCAGTgaatattgttttgttgttaCCCGCATTGGGATGGGTTAatttgtacaaatttaaaagctcTTAAGAGTCGTAGTAGCGAAAAGTAATCTTGAAACATCTTCTTTTGCATGGAACAATATAAACATCATATCAAGTTTCATATAACCAAAAGAGAAACGTGCcaaaaatcttaaaacaaaTCACGAGTGTACTGCTAGTTTGGTATTGGCAGGAATATTgtagcaaaaatatttatcgaAATACAACGAATGAATGATTTTAAGCAATATATATACCCAAAGATTACTTTCCGACCCTACAATTATTATTCAACGAAAGTTAACCCAAACCAGCCCGCATTTTTGTTTCGTTACTGTATTGTTGTAATGTAAATAGCTTGGAGCGAATCGTAATGCTCCTCCCTTTATTGTCACATTCTCACGTGCCTACCGTGGTCCTGG
This genomic stretch from Drosophila gunungcola strain Sukarami unplaced genomic scaffold, Dgunungcola_SK_2 000001F, whole genome shotgun sequence harbors:
- the LOC128262204 gene encoding protein phosphatase 1F → MSANADAILAVECAHLAEFKRFLATTAEKAAAAVNEEVASRSCVTRTTSDTYKVSSEERHAELVSAIWQQLGSRGCPEHFRLKLLHRSTQQLEQDLCFAKECEVTVEGPPQYDLLKLQKFVASELEKFLLKLTDNSEVDRLKDFADDAESGNSECHQEKEPLHTSAAVKNKPRKMEDRCVCLDRFGEMYGLPEKGARFFGVFDGHSGSLSASYVTSQLPQLLADQLKVNPNASDTSPDFYRNAFESAFLLADERFTQKKITSGTTSVCALITKNQLYIAWVGDSKALLVGKRTQLQLVKPHKPENPDERKRIETAGGTVLHAQGQWRVNGILNVARSIGDYSLEAVIAEPDFVDVQLNEAHDFLVLGTDGLWDHVPESFVIETVYDSLADPTTKLDDIPKLLIEAAKERDSQDNITAVVVLLKPRNQIKNL